A single region of the Serinus canaria isolate serCan28SL12 chromosome 1, serCan2020, whole genome shotgun sequence genome encodes:
- the DYNLT3 gene encoding dynein light chain Tctex-type 3, translating to MEEFHPHNDEMIFNADEAHNIVKECIENVLGKADYNQNKVNQWTAAIVEQSLTHLVKLGKTYKYIVTCAVMQRSGAGLHTASSCFWDTTTDGTCTVRWENRTMNCIVNVFAVAIIL from the exons ATGGAGGAGTTTCACCCCCACAACGATGAG ATGATCTTCAATGCTGATGAGGCCCACAACATAGTTAAGGAG TGCATAGAGAATGTTTTAGGCAAGGCAGATTATAATCAAAACAAAGTCAACCAATGGACTGCTGCTATAGTAGAACAGTCACTGACCCATCTGGTGAAACTTGGGAAAACCTATAAGTACATTG TTACCTGTGCAGTGATGCAGAGGAGTGGAGCTGGTCTTCACACAGCAAGCTCATGCTTCTGGGATACCACAACTGATG GAACCTGCACAGTGAGATGGGAAAACCGAACCATGAACTGCATTGTCAATGTGTTTGCTGTTGCTATTATCCTGTAG